The proteins below are encoded in one region of Pelecanus crispus isolate bPelCri1 chromosome 4, bPelCri1.pri, whole genome shotgun sequence:
- the LOC104033108 gene encoding growth-regulated alpha protein: MRVPAGVGTGAPVLLWLLLLLLLSHSARAAILEVNGNLNCRCVKTTSGYLSPKRYESIEIRPVGSTCRRTEIIIKLKVSGKVCVNPDAPWVKKLLKRIASTKKK, from the exons ATGCGAGTGCCGGCTGGGGTGGGGACGGGAGCCCCCGTGctcctgtggctgctgctgctgctgctgctgtcccactCGGCCCGCGCAG ccATTCTGGAGGTGAACGGAAACCTGAACTGTAGGTGCGTAAAAACAACTTCGGGCTACCTCAGTCCAAAGAGATACGAAAGCATTGAGATAAGACCTGTGGGAAGCACCTGCAGACGTACAGAGATCAT aattaaattaaaagtcTCAGGGAAGGTGTGCGTGAATCCCGACGCCCCTTGGGTAAAGAAACTGCTGAAGCGTATTGCTAGCAC gaagaaaaaataa
- the CNOT6L gene encoding CCR4-NOT transcription complex subunit 6-like, which yields MPKEKYDPPDPRRIYTIMSAEEVANGKKSHWAELEISGRVRSLSTSLWSLTHLTALHLNDNNLTRIPPDIAKLHNLVYLDLSSNKLRSLPAELGNMVSLRELLLNNNLLRVLPYELGRLFQLQTLGLKGNPLSQDILSLYQDPDGTRKLLNYMLDNLAVHPEQLPPRPWITLKERDQILPSASFTVMCYNVLCDKYATRQLYGYCPSWALNWEYRKKGIMEEIVNCDADIISLQEVETEQYFTLFLPALKERGYDGFFSPKSRAKIMSEQEKKHVDGCAIFFKTEKFTLVQKHTVEFNQVAMANSEGSEAMLNRVMTKDNIGVAVVLEVHKELFGASVKSLHVDKQLLIVANAHMHWDPEYSDVKLVQTMMFVSELKNILEKASSRPGSPTADPNSIPLVLCADLNSLPDSGVVEYLSNGIVADNHKDFKELRYNECLMNFSGNGKNGASEGRITHGFQLKSAYENNLMPYTNYTFDFKGVIDYIFYSNTHMNVLGVLGPLDPQWLVDNNITGCPHPHIPSDHFSLLTQLELHPPLLPLVNGVHLPNRR from the exons atgccaaaggaaaaatatgatcCTCCAGATCCTCGCAGGATTTACACCATCATGTCAGCAGAAGAGGTAGCCAACGGGAAGAAGTCGCACTGGGCTGAGTTAGAGATCTCGG gtaGAGTGCGGAGCTTGAGTACGTCGCTTTGGTCGCTGACGCACTTGACTGCTCTGCACCTCAATGACAATAATCTTACTCGCATTCCACCTGATATTGCCAAGCTTCATAATCTGGTTTACCTGGATCTGTCATCCAACAAACTCAGAAGTTTACCAGCAGAACTAGGAAATATGGTATCTCTCAG ggaattgcttttaaataacaATCTGTTACGGGTTTTGCCTTATGAACTTGGACGGCTCTTCCAGCTACAAACCCTAGGTTTGAAAG GCAATCCTTTATCACAAGATATTCTCAGCCTCTACCAAGATCCAGACGGAACTCGAAAGCTACTGAACTACATGCTTGACAATCTAGCAG TTCATCCAGAGCAGCTGCCTCCAAGGCCATGGATTACTTTAAAAGAACGAGACCAAATTCTGCCCTCAG cttCATTCACAGTCATGTGTTACAATGTGTTGTGTGATAAATACGCCACCCGGCAGCTCTATGGCTACTGCCCATCTTGGGCTCTCAATTGGGAGTACAGAAAAAAGGGAATCATGGAAGAAATCGTCAACTGTGATGCAGATATCATTAGTCTTCAG GAAGTGGAAACAGAGCAATACTTCACCCTTTTTCTGCCAGCCTTGAAAGAACGAGGATACGATGGATTCTTTTCTCCAAAGTCACGTGCCAAAATCATGTCtgagcaggagaaaaagcatgtgGATGGCTGTGCAATattcttcaaaactgaaaa ATTTACGCTGGTGCAGAAGCACACAGTGGAGTTCAACCAGGTGGCAATGGCTAACTCTGAAGGTTCAGAAGCTATGTTGAACAGAGTGATGACGAAGGACAACATTGGAGTTGCCGTGGTGTTAGAGGTGCACAAAGAACTATTTGGAGCAA GTGTGAAATCGCTTCATGTGGACAAACAGCTGCTTATTGTGGCCAATGCCCACATGCACTGGGACCCCGAATACTCGGATGTGAAACTCGTTCAGACTATGATGTTTGTCTCGGAACTAAAAAATATCCTCGAGAAAGCCTCAAGCAGGCCCGGTAGCCCAACAGCAGATCCTAACTCTATCCCTCTGGTGCTGTGTGCGGATCTCAACTCATTGCCTGATTCAG GTGTAGTGGAGTACTTAAGCAATGGCATAGTAGCTGACAACCACAAGGACTTCAAGGAGTTGCGTTATAACGAGTGTCTCATGAACTTCAGCGGCAATGGAAAAAACGGGGCTTCTGAAGGAAGAATTACGCATGGCTTCCAACTCAAGAGCGCCTATGAAAACAACTTGATGCCTTACACCAATTACACTTTTGATTTCAAA GGTGTGATTGACTACATTTTCTATTCCAACACTCACATGAACGTGCTTGGTGTCCTGGGGCCTTTGGACCCTCAGTGGCTGGTTGACAACAACATCACTGGGTGTCCACACCCTCACATCCCTTCAGACCACTTCTCACTGTTAACACAACTCGAACTCCATCCTCCGCTCCTGCCTCTTGTCAACGGTGTGCACTTGCCTAACAGGAGGTAG
- the LOC142593468 gene encoding C-X-C motif chemokine 13-like produces the protein MAAWVALLLGVLLATHRPGDAGLLEANGNLRCRCAKTTKAFIPPRKYSSIEVRPVGSSCRRSEVVIKLKSLERVCVDPDAPWVKKLLQDLSNLRKKEAPR, from the exons ATGGCTGCGTGGgtggccctgctgctgggggtgctgctggcGACCCACCGCCCCGGGGATGCAG GTCTCCTGGAAGCCAACGGCAACCTGCGCTGCCGCTGTGCCAAGACCACCAAAGCTTTCATTCCGCCGCGGAAATACAGCAGCATCGAGGTTCGGCcggtggggagcagctgccgGCGCTCCGAGGTGGT GATTAAGCTGAAAAGCCTGGAGAGGGTCTGCGTGGATCCTGACGCCCCTTGGGTGAAGAAACTCCTGCAGGACCTCTCTAACCT gaggaagaaagaggctCCCCGCTGA
- the LOC142593424 gene encoding C-X-C motif chemokine 2-like — MRLLPAALALALLLSNSVPGGGLSLESLLTNMRCKCIKSTAQVINLGLILAIDVTPPGIHCRRKEIILTLKKNKKVCVAPEAPWIQLLIRKLMQRNVTKKEVVARPRREAERFGPDVSRAGCGKPVSKIFGIKQELQMLSIFVKWASAV; from the exons ATGCGGCTGCTGCCGGCAGcgctggccctggccctgctcctcAGCAACTCGGTGCCGGGGGGCG GTCTGTCGCTGGAGAGCCTGCTGACCAACATGAGGTGCAAGTGCATCAAATCGACCGCCCAGGTCATCAACTTGGGGCTGATCCTTGCCATCGACGTTACGCCGCCGGGTATTcactgcaggaggaaggagatCAT ACTCACCCTGAAGAAGAACAAGAAGGTGTGCGTGGCCCCCGAGGCGCCCTGGATCCAGCTGCTCATCCGCAAGCTGATGCAGAG GAACGTCACCAAAAAAGAAGTGGtggcccggccgcggcgggaaGCGGAGCG ATTCGGACCCGACGTCTCACGAGCCGGGTGCGGAAAGCCGGTCTCCAAGATATTCGGGATtaagcaggagctgcagatgCTCAGCATCTTTGTAAAGTGGGCTTCGGCAGTTTGA